A window of the Acidobacteriota bacterium genome harbors these coding sequences:
- a CDS encoding glyceraldehyde 3-phosphate dehydrogenase NAD-binding domain-containing protein, with translation MEPTRIGLMGFGRIGRNLFRILYRDEAIRLAGISDIADPEALEYLLRFDTLLGRFPEEVSIEDGHLYVVGRQIPMVSGRGPGDVPWGELGVDTVIEATSQNRSREEIERHLEQGAKRVILCVPPEDPPDITVVMGVNDERLEASHRVVSNGSCTAHCAGPVIKILHRAFGIERAFLSSVHAYTNQQRLADVPAEDKRRGRAAAENIIPQDTNSARVVEDLLPELAGRIVGRAMNVPVPNGSVVDLVCWHDQEVTETAVNEVMRTAAASPEWRQYVEYEDDPIVSSDILSSTFSSTFDSQATMARGTMSKTLSWFDNGWGYAHRVVDLIHRFRQLDGLSGGPTVEGAA, from the coding sequence ATGGAACCCACCCGCATCGGACTGATGGGATTCGGCCGCATCGGCCGCAACCTCTTCCGAATTCTGTATCGCGACGAGGCGATCCGCCTGGCCGGCATCAGCGACATCGCCGACCCGGAGGCGCTCGAATACCTGCTGCGGTTCGACACCCTGCTCGGCCGCTTTCCGGAGGAAGTGAGCATCGAGGACGGTCACCTGTACGTGGTCGGCCGGCAGATCCCGATGGTCTCCGGACGTGGGCCGGGGGATGTGCCCTGGGGTGAACTGGGAGTCGATACGGTGATCGAGGCGACCTCGCAGAACCGCTCCCGGGAGGAGATCGAGCGGCACCTGGAGCAGGGCGCGAAACGGGTGATCCTGTGCGTGCCGCCGGAGGATCCGCCGGACATCACGGTGGTGATGGGGGTCAACGACGAGCGGTTGGAAGCCTCCCATCGCGTCGTGTCGAACGGCTCCTGTACCGCCCACTGCGCCGGGCCGGTGATCAAAATACTGCATCGGGCTTTCGGTATCGAGCGGGCGTTTCTGTCGAGCGTCCACGCCTACACCAATCAGCAGCGCCTGGCGGACGTACCGGCGGAGGACAAGCGCCGCGGCCGGGCAGCGGCCGAGAACATCATTCCCCAGGACACCAACTCCGCCCGGGTGGTGGAGGATCTGCTGCCGGAACTGGCCGGCCGCATCGTCGGCCGGGCGATGAACGTGCCGGTGCCCAATGGTTCGGTGGTCGATCTGGTGTGCTGGCACGACCAAGAAGTCACCGAAACGGCGGTCAACGAAGTGATGCGCACCGCCGCCGCCAGTCCGGAATGGCGGCAGTATGTGGAATATGAGGACGATCCCATCGTTTCGAGCGACATCCTCTCGAGCACCTTTTCGAGCACCTTCGATTCGCAAGCCACGATGGCCCGCGGCACCATGTCCAAGACCCTGTCGTGGTTCGACAACGGCTGGGGCTACGCCCACCGGGTGGTGGATTTGATCCACCGGTTCCGTCAACTCGACGGGCTGTCGGGTGGGCCGACGGTCGAGGGGGCTGCCTGA
- the eno gene encoding phosphopyruvate hydratase — MEEMTDTMIVAVEGRQILDSRGNPTIEVDVGLAGGAWGRAAVPSGASTGEREAVELRDGDEGRWLGKGVSQAVDNVDGEIAEALEGLDASDQAVVDGILIELDGTDNKSRLGANAILGASLATARAAAAAHDLPLWSYLGGVAARELPVPMMNVLNGGAHADNNVDIQEFMILPVRVETFSEALRAGTEIFHHLKAVLAKRGLGTTVGDEGGFAPDLQSNEEALEVLLAAVEAAGYRPGEDIWLGLDVAASELVEGDGYRVDGAVRSTSDIVNWYEDLVGRYPILSIEDGLGENDWNGWQQLSERLADRVQLVGDDLFVTNTRILEKGIAQGIGNSILIKVNQIGTLTETLDAIETAKRARYTSVISHRSGETEDTTIADLAVATNAGQIKTGSLSRTDRTAKYNQLLRIEGALGPAARYRGAGVFYNLPGRLA; from the coding sequence ATGGAAGAGATGACCGACACGATGATCGTCGCCGTCGAAGGGCGGCAGATTCTGGACAGCCGGGGCAATCCCACCATCGAGGTGGATGTCGGCCTGGCCGGCGGCGCCTGGGGCCGGGCGGCGGTGCCCTCCGGAGCCTCCACCGGGGAGCGCGAGGCGGTGGAGCTGCGCGACGGCGACGAGGGCCGCTGGCTGGGCAAAGGCGTCTCCCAGGCGGTGGACAATGTGGACGGCGAGATCGCCGAGGCCCTGGAAGGGCTCGACGCTAGCGACCAGGCGGTGGTTGACGGCATCTTGATCGAGCTGGACGGTACGGACAACAAGTCGCGCCTCGGCGCCAACGCCATCCTCGGCGCCTCCTTGGCGACGGCGCGGGCGGCGGCGGCGGCGCACGATCTGCCCCTCTGGTCATACCTCGGCGGGGTGGCGGCGCGGGAACTGCCGGTGCCGATGATGAACGTGCTGAACGGCGGCGCCCACGCTGACAACAATGTCGACATTCAAGAGTTCATGATCCTGCCGGTGAGGGTGGAGACCTTCTCCGAGGCGCTGCGCGCCGGCACGGAGATTTTCCATCACCTGAAAGCCGTGTTGGCGAAGCGTGGTCTGGGCACGACGGTGGGCGACGAAGGCGGTTTCGCGCCGGATCTCCAGTCGAACGAAGAGGCGCTGGAAGTGCTGCTAGCGGCCGTCGAAGCGGCCGGCTACCGGCCCGGTGAAGACATTTGGCTGGGCCTCGACGTCGCCGCCAGCGAGTTGGTGGAGGGCGACGGCTATCGGGTGGACGGTGCAGTGCGGAGCACCTCGGACATCGTGAACTGGTACGAGGATCTGGTGGGCCGCTATCCGATCCTGTCGATCGAAGATGGCTTGGGAGAGAACGATTGGAACGGCTGGCAGCAGCTATCGGAGCGTCTGGCGGACCGCGTGCAGTTGGTCGGTGACGACCTATTCGTCACCAATACCCGCATTCTGGAGAAGGGCATTGCCCAGGGCATCGGCAACTCGATTCTGATCAAGGTCAATCAGATCGGCACCCTGACGGAAACCCTGGACGCCATCGAGACGGCGAAGCGGGCGCGCTACACCTCGGTCATCTCCCACCGCTCCGGCGAGACCGAGGACACTACTATCGCCGATCTGGCGGTGGCCACCAACGCCGGACAGATCAAGACCGGGTCGCTGTCGCGCACCGACCGCACCGCCAAGTACAACCAGCTCCTGCGTATCGAAGGGGCGCTCGGTCCGGCGGCCCGCTACCGTGGCGCCGGCGTCTTCTACAACCTGCCTGGGAGGCTCGCCTGA
- a CDS encoding ATP-dependent 6-phosphofructokinase has product MHDIPLLPDELVVTDFGPRRIPSPLELPPASVEATGSFVAPGTGIRVSVEVGPEGPGDEPPLFFEKAGPRELLFFGAKEVRAAIVTCGGLCPGTNNVIRSVFYELYHRYGVKDVLGIRYGFQGLNPAVGEPPVPLTSDFVRRIHRFGGTVLGSSRGAQDTEVMADYLEQLEVDMLFCIGGDGTQRGAHALAEALAKRSRPCAVVGIPKTIDNDIPFVWRSFGFFTALDQAREVIQGAHVEANGARNGVGLVKVMGRDAGFIAAGATLASQEVNYCLVPEVPFELKGPGGFLEVLEKRLVSRQHAVVVVAEGAGQHLFEDESVDRHDASGNRQHRNIGLFLRQRIREHFAERGIPMVLKYFDPSYTIRSVPANTDDALLCDGLARNAVHAAMAGKTDVLIGFWHGVFVHVPIPAVVRREKTMEPDGGLWMGVLENTGQPARMGP; this is encoded by the coding sequence ATGCACGACATCCCTCTCCTTCCTGACGAACTGGTCGTCACCGACTTCGGCCCGCGCCGCATCCCGTCGCCCCTCGAGCTGCCGCCGGCGAGTGTCGAGGCGACCGGCAGCTTCGTGGCGCCGGGCACCGGCATCCGGGTGAGTGTGGAGGTCGGTCCGGAAGGGCCTGGCGACGAACCGCCGCTTTTCTTCGAGAAGGCCGGCCCGCGCGAACTGCTCTTCTTCGGTGCCAAAGAGGTGCGGGCGGCCATCGTCACCTGCGGTGGCTTGTGCCCCGGTACCAACAACGTCATCCGGTCGGTGTTCTATGAGCTATATCACCGCTACGGGGTGAAGGATGTGCTGGGTATCCGCTACGGCTTTCAGGGTTTGAATCCGGCGGTGGGGGAGCCGCCGGTGCCGCTGACTTCGGACTTCGTGCGCCGTATCCACCGCTTCGGAGGCACTGTCTTGGGCTCCTCCCGGGGGGCGCAGGACACCGAGGTGATGGCCGATTACCTGGAGCAGCTCGAGGTCGACATGCTGTTTTGTATCGGTGGTGACGGCACCCAGCGCGGTGCCCATGCCCTGGCTGAAGCCCTGGCGAAGCGGTCTCGCCCCTGCGCCGTCGTCGGCATCCCAAAGACCATCGACAACGACATCCCTTTCGTTTGGCGCTCCTTCGGTTTCTTCACCGCCCTGGATCAGGCTCGGGAAGTGATCCAGGGAGCCCACGTCGAAGCAAACGGCGCCCGCAACGGCGTCGGCTTGGTCAAGGTGATGGGTCGTGACGCTGGCTTTATCGCCGCCGGCGCCACCCTGGCGAGCCAGGAAGTGAACTATTGCCTGGTGCCGGAGGTGCCTTTCGAACTGAAGGGTCCCGGTGGTTTCCTGGAAGTGCTCGAAAAGCGTCTCGTTTCGCGCCAGCATGCGGTCGTCGTGGTGGCCGAGGGCGCCGGCCAACATCTTTTCGAGGACGAGTCCGTAGACCGCCACGACGCCTCCGGCAACCGACAGCACCGCAACATCGGCCTGTTCCTGCGCCAGCGCATCCGGGAACACTTCGCCGAGCGCGGCATCCCCATGGTGCTCAAGTACTTCGATCCCAGCTACACCATTCGCAGCGTCCCGGCCAACACCGATGACGCCCTGCTCTGCGACGGCCTGGCCAGAAACGCCGTCCACGCCGCCATGGCCGGCAAAACGGACGTGCTGATCGGCTTCTGGCACGGGGTGTTCGTGCACGTTCCGATCCCGGCGGTGGTGCGTCGCGAGAAGACCATGGAGCCCGACGGTGGCTTGTGGATGGGGGTGCTCGAAAACACTGGCCAGCCGGCGCGGATGGGGCCGTGA
- a CDS encoding cryptochrome/photolyase family protein: MSAFALSPRLDRRQPVRRLHLIFGDQLDLDAPALEDLDPEQDLVWMAEVEEEARHVPSHQQRTVLFLSAMRHFAVVLEGRGMPVTYSRLDTEDNTQSFAGELQRAFESFAPERVTAVRPGEHRVLSILEEAVAKMELPFELLPDERFLCSSHVFTDWAEGRSSLVMEHFYRFQRKRFGILLDDDGKPEGGDWNYDSKNRQSFSQAPDVPDIPAFEPDVITEEVIALVKKRFPGAPGRLDAFRWPVTPAQAEEVLHHFIEHRLPTFGRYQDAMWSGEPFLFHSLLSPPLNLGLIHPERVIDAALAAWRADRAPLPAVEGFVRQILGWREFIRGVYWLEGADYGERNGLDHQGRLAEMYWSGETDMKCMEECLDQVLEHGYGHHIQRLMVTGNFALIAGIHPREVSDWYLGMYVDAVDWVTLPNTLGMTLHADGGIVGTKPYAASGKYIDRMSNYCGDCRYSLDQRHGEDACPFVTFYWDFLLHHQQRFSNNRRMSLMLNHLDKMDAAERKAIRRHGDQLRRRFGTLAEE, from the coding sequence GTGAGCGCCTTCGCACTCTCCCCCCGCCTCGACCGCAGGCAGCCCGTCCGTCGACTCCACCTGATCTTCGGGGATCAGCTCGACCTTGACGCTCCGGCCCTCGAAGATCTCGACCCGGAGCAGGATCTGGTGTGGATGGCCGAGGTGGAAGAAGAGGCCCGGCACGTTCCCAGCCATCAGCAGCGAACGGTACTGTTTCTTTCGGCGATGCGGCACTTCGCCGTCGTCCTCGAAGGGCGCGGGATGCCGGTGACCTACTCCCGCCTCGACACCGAAGACAACACCCAGTCCTTTGCCGGCGAGCTGCAGCGTGCCTTCGAATCCTTCGCACCGGAGCGAGTCACCGCCGTGCGGCCCGGCGAGCACCGGGTGCTGTCGATCCTCGAAGAGGCGGTGGCGAAGATGGAATTACCCTTCGAACTACTGCCCGATGAGCGCTTCCTGTGCAGTAGCCATGTCTTCACCGACTGGGCGGAGGGCCGCAGCTCCCTGGTGATGGAGCATTTCTACCGCTTCCAGCGCAAACGCTTCGGCATACTGCTGGACGACGATGGCAAGCCCGAGGGCGGCGACTGGAACTACGATTCGAAGAATCGCCAGAGCTTCTCCCAAGCGCCGGATGTGCCCGACATCCCGGCCTTCGAGCCGGACGTGATCACCGAGGAGGTGATCGCCCTGGTCAAGAAACGTTTCCCAGGCGCCCCGGGACGTCTCGACGCCTTCCGTTGGCCGGTCACGCCGGCACAGGCAGAGGAAGTACTCCACCACTTCATCGAGCATCGCCTGCCGACCTTCGGCCGCTATCAGGATGCCATGTGGAGCGGCGAACCGTTTCTCTTTCACTCGCTGCTGTCGCCACCCCTCAACCTCGGGCTGATCCACCCTGAGCGGGTGATCGACGCCGCCCTCGCCGCCTGGCGGGCCGACCGCGCTCCGCTGCCGGCGGTGGAAGGGTTCGTGCGCCAGATCCTCGGCTGGCGGGAGTTCATTCGCGGCGTCTATTGGCTCGAAGGTGCGGACTACGGCGAGCGCAACGGCCTCGACCACCAGGGCCGTCTGGCGGAGATGTACTGGTCCGGCGAGACGGACATGAAGTGCATGGAGGAATGCCTCGATCAGGTGCTCGAGCACGGCTACGGTCACCACATCCAGCGGCTGATGGTCACCGGCAACTTCGCCCTGATCGCCGGTATCCACCCGCGGGAGGTCAGCGACTGGTACCTCGGCATGTACGTCGACGCGGTGGATTGGGTCACCCTGCCCAACACCCTCGGCATGACCCTGCACGCCGACGGCGGCATCGTCGGCACCAAGCCCTACGCGGCAAGCGGCAAATACATCGACCGCATGAGCAACTACTGCGGCGACTGCCGCTACTCCCTGGACCAACGCCACGGTGAAGACGCCTGTCCCTTCGTCACGTTCTACTGGGATTTTCTGCTGCACCACCAGCAGCGCTTCTCGAACAACCGCCGCATGAGCCTGATGCTCAACCACCTCGACAAGATGGACGCCGCCGAGAGAAAAGCCATCCGCCGGCACGGCGACCAACTGCGCAGGCGCTTCGGGACCCTTGCCGAAGAGTAA
- a CDS encoding FAD-binding oxidoreductase — protein sequence MNFEREIPSRASTVVCGAGMAGVAFAWHLVRRGRDGVVVVDAGEPLGLTSSQGTEAYRTWWPGMDAAMVRLTSRSVDLLEAIHQASDGAFAMSRRGYVFATGDAERLRGMVSTARQVADFGAGPLRRKEGDYAPSPAEGWRFADGADLVTDPAVVKAAYPFIAPDALGLLHLRRAGWLDSRALGRWLLADLERQGVTVLRDRLVAVEKSASGAVAAVVLEKGGTLPAEHLVLAPGPLLPEAGRLLGLELPVINELHGKAALRDPEGLVPRDAPLMIWNDPVRLSWTEEERQTLADRPDLLRELPLGAHFRPRGDGADAHLLLLWTYAPKAVSKATWPPAFDPYYGEVLLRGVARMIPDLEGYFGRGSQAEISGGYYCKAPDNRPLIGPLPVPGVWVVGALSGFGIMSSQGAGDLLAAHLTGDELPSWAPAFHPARFDDPIYRARLAGWDSRLGEL from the coding sequence ATGAATTTCGAGCGAGAGATTCCCTCCCGCGCCTCGACGGTGGTGTGCGGCGCCGGCATGGCCGGCGTGGCTTTCGCCTGGCATCTGGTGCGGCGCGGCCGCGACGGGGTGGTGGTGGTGGACGCCGGCGAACCCCTCGGCCTCACCAGCAGTCAGGGCACCGAGGCGTACCGCACCTGGTGGCCCGGCATGGACGCCGCGATGGTCCGGTTGACCAGCCGCAGCGTCGATCTGCTGGAAGCGATTCACCAGGCCAGCGATGGCGCCTTTGCGATGAGCCGGCGAGGCTATGTGTTCGCCACCGGCGACGCGGAACGCCTGCGGGGGATGGTATCCACCGCCCGGCAGGTGGCGGACTTCGGCGCCGGCCCGCTGCGGCGAAAGGAAGGCGATTACGCACCTTCGCCGGCGGAGGGCTGGCGGTTCGCCGACGGCGCCGATCTGGTGACCGACCCGGCGGTGGTGAAGGCCGCCTACCCGTTCATCGCCCCGGACGCGTTGGGCCTGCTGCATTTGCGGCGGGCTGGCTGGCTGGACTCGCGCGCTCTCGGCCGCTGGCTGTTGGCCGATCTCGAACGTCAAGGGGTGACGGTGTTGCGGGATCGGCTGGTGGCGGTGGAGAAAAGCGCCTCCGGAGCGGTGGCGGCGGTGGTTCTCGAAAAGGGTGGCACCTTGCCGGCGGAGCATTTGGTGCTGGCGCCGGGGCCGCTGCTGCCGGAGGCCGGCCGTCTTCTCGGGCTGGAGCTGCCGGTGATCAACGAACTGCACGGCAAGGCGGCTCTACGCGATCCCGAAGGTCTGGTGCCGCGCGACGCGCCGCTGATGATCTGGAACGATCCGGTGCGTTTGTCCTGGACGGAAGAGGAGCGGCAGACCCTCGCCGACCGCCCGGACCTGCTGCGGGAGCTGCCGCTGGGAGCCCACTTCCGGCCGCGGGGCGACGGGGCGGACGCCCATCTGCTCCTACTCTGGACCTACGCGCCGAAAGCGGTCTCAAAGGCGACCTGGCCGCCGGCCTTCGATCCCTACTACGGCGAGGTGCTGCTGCGCGGCGTTGCCCGCATGATCCCGGATCTGGAAGGGTACTTCGGGCGGGGCTCGCAGGCCGAGATCAGCGGCGGCTACTACTGCAAAGCGCCGGACAACCGTCCGTTGATCGGACCTCTGCCGGTGCCCGGGGTATGGGTGGTGGGTGCCCTCTCGGGCTTCGGCATCATGTCGTCTCAGGGGGCCGGGGATCTGCTGGCGGCGCACCTCACCGGCGACGAGCTTCCGTCCTGGGCGCCGGCGTTCCACCCGGCACGCTTCGACGATCCGATCTATCGGGCTCGCCTCGCCGGCTGGGACTCGCGCTTGGGCGAACTCTAG
- the pyrD gene encoding dihydroorotate dehydrogenase (quinone), producing MLYRLARPFLFSLDAERAHGAGKFALQIARWAPGLAWRNGNAPSERLALDLFSRTFAGPIGLAAGFDKDAEVAHLMPMLGFGFVEVGTVTPQPQQGNPRPRIFRHPEEKSLQNRLGFNNAGLAALEGRLDELGPLPIPLGINIGKNKDTPADQSLDDYRRLLAAFGQRCDYLVVNVSSPNTPGLRDLQTEEFLRPLFESAREFTDRPVLVKIAPDMEPARAVDLCAAAVEAGAAGVVATNTTADLDRVPEPVPGGGGLSGRVLTELSFEMFEALAKELFGKATLISVGGIGSGREAYRRIRAGASLVQLYTALVFKGPDLLGRMHRELEECLDEDGFENLTEVIGADRNPSK from the coding sequence GTGCTCTATCGCCTCGCCCGCCCCTTTCTGTTCAGCCTCGATGCCGAACGCGCCCACGGCGCCGGCAAATTCGCCCTGCAGATCGCCCGCTGGGCCCCCGGCCTTGCCTGGCGCAACGGCAACGCGCCCTCCGAACGCCTGGCGCTCGATCTGTTCAGCCGCACCTTTGCCGGCCCCATTGGCCTGGCCGCCGGATTCGACAAGGACGCCGAGGTCGCCCACTTGATGCCGATGCTGGGCTTCGGATTTGTCGAAGTGGGCACCGTCACGCCGCAGCCTCAACAGGGCAACCCCCGGCCGCGCATCTTCCGGCACCCGGAAGAGAAAAGCCTTCAGAACCGTCTGGGATTCAATAATGCTGGCCTGGCGGCTCTCGAAGGGCGCCTCGACGAGCTGGGGCCGCTGCCGATACCCCTGGGCATCAATATCGGCAAGAACAAGGACACGCCGGCGGACCAATCGCTCGACGACTACCGGCGGCTCCTCGCAGCCTTCGGCCAGCGCTGCGACTACCTGGTGGTCAACGTGTCCTCCCCCAATACGCCGGGCCTGCGGGATCTTCAAACGGAGGAGTTCCTGCGGCCGCTCTTCGAGAGCGCCCGAGAATTCACCGATCGGCCGGTGCTGGTCAAGATCGCGCCGGATATGGAGCCGGCCCGGGCGGTAGACCTGTGCGCCGCCGCCGTCGAAGCCGGCGCCGCCGGCGTGGTGGCGACCAACACCACCGCGGACCTCGACCGGGTGCCGGAGCCGGTCCCCGGCGGCGGAGGCCTCTCCGGCCGGGTGCTGACGGAGCTCTCCTTCGAAATGTTCGAGGCGCTGGCGAAGGAACTCTTCGGCAAGGCGACGCTGATCAGCGTCGGCGGCATCGGCAGCGGCCGCGAAGCCTACCGCCGCATCCGCGCCGGCGCCTCGCTGGTACAGCTCTATACGGCGCTGGTGTTCAAGGGCCCGGACCTACTCGGCCGCATGCACCGGGAATTGGAAGAGTGCCTGGACGAAGACGGATTCGAGAACCTCACTGAGGTCATCGGCGCGGACAGAAATCCTTCCAAGTAG
- a CDS encoding TonB-dependent receptor, whose product MGSHLSNRRTLRSLLSSHGTFTWRGAARCLAITVLAMTLALPALGQTTGRIEGRAVLENGNPLGGVTVTATSDSLQGDREVVAGADGSFRFVGLPPGTYRVSAGYQGFATLEQGGVQVGLDRTVTLEFQMRPADFGDIITVSDVAPVVDVTTTTGGANFGEKLFKELPVTRTYQGLAFAAPGVTTGAGGQLGDDNPSIGGASVAENRYVVDGLDSTNPAFGTSGSAVPFEFIKEVQVKTGGYEAEHSGALGGVLNVITKSGGNELQGDVFGYYNDDSLQAEAKPINEFGQNLGFTEYDFGASVGGKLIEDKLWYFVALNPSTKETEYTTRTGTRNTESEDALFYAGKLTWQLNPSHQFVFSAFGDPREREDDLVRNSFGTVGDSRDLGAETLGLSYSGSLSGSLFSEASIGRFDQTFRQTPLTDQPFYEVRNFGRLGFAQQQGCAGDLSPIDANNFSTFVFNPGCVGGTFHQESGDSLRDEARGSLTWFGETLGVDHEIKVGASARRVEYTDHAHYPGAVDGPAADSTGFVYDPGGLAGQRWLLFNTTAILFEYDQDSEGETDEQSFYFQDRVRLSDYFSLNLGVRSDAFNSKGDLSDVNQSQELDFSHGDMIAPRVGFTWDVAKNGRSKLYGHYGQFYESVPLDINTRAFGNEQFNLYYFAYPTDGSLPNAQNPGTWTYTYQLGGGTRVDPGIEPMYTVEALVGFEYELMPNVAVGVKATQREIENVVEDISVDGGQTYFITNPGGVVTANPVTGVPLPAAVTFPEPVRDYEAYELTVNRRFADNWQLFGSYVHSKNEGNYGGLFRQDNGQLDPNITSVYDLPELLNGAFGPLPNDREHQVKLYGSYLWPFKLITGFYGQWLSGTPISQLGAHPVYGNSERFVTPRGSFGTTPDVWNLDLHVEYPITLSSGLDLKLVGDVFNVTDQQEATQVDEDWTFAPLTQTPTPPDCGGPGTGPNTSCPNGNPQFGQATQFQAPRTLRLGVKLSW is encoded by the coding sequence ATGGGATCACACCTCAGTAACCGTAGGACTCTACGAAGCCTCCTCAGTTCTCACGGCACCTTTACATGGCGAGGCGCCGCGCGCTGCCTCGCCATCACCGTCCTCGCCATGACCTTGGCCCTGCCGGCCTTGGGCCAAACCACCGGCCGCATCGAAGGCCGCGCCGTACTCGAAAACGGCAACCCCCTCGGCGGCGTGACGGTGACCGCCACCAGCGACAGCTTGCAGGGCGATCGCGAGGTGGTCGCCGGGGCGGACGGCAGCTTCCGCTTCGTTGGCCTGCCGCCGGGGACTTACCGCGTGAGCGCCGGCTATCAGGGCTTTGCCACTTTGGAGCAAGGGGGCGTCCAGGTCGGCCTCGATCGCACCGTGACCCTCGAGTTCCAGATGCGCCCGGCCGACTTCGGAGACATCATCACGGTAAGCGATGTCGCGCCGGTCGTGGATGTGACCACCACCACCGGCGGCGCCAACTTCGGCGAGAAACTGTTCAAGGAGCTTCCCGTCACCCGCACCTACCAGGGCCTTGCCTTTGCCGCCCCGGGCGTGACCACCGGCGCCGGCGGCCAGCTTGGCGACGACAACCCCTCCATCGGCGGCGCCTCGGTGGCCGAGAACCGCTACGTGGTGGATGGCCTGGATAGCACCAACCCGGCTTTCGGTACTTCCGGCTCGGCGGTGCCTTTCGAGTTCATCAAAGAGGTGCAGGTCAAGACCGGCGGCTACGAGGCGGAGCACAGCGGCGCCCTGGGCGGTGTGCTGAACGTCATCACCAAGTCCGGCGGCAACGAGCTGCAGGGCGACGTGTTCGGCTACTACAACGACGACAGCCTGCAGGCCGAGGCCAAACCGATCAATGAGTTCGGCCAGAACCTAGGCTTTACCGAGTACGACTTCGGCGCCTCCGTCGGCGGCAAGCTGATCGAAGACAAGCTGTGGTACTTCGTGGCCCTGAACCCGAGTACCAAGGAGACTGAGTACACCACCCGTACCGGTACCCGCAACACCGAGTCCGAGGATGCGCTGTTCTATGCCGGCAAGCTCACCTGGCAGCTCAATCCGAGCCATCAGTTCGTCTTCTCGGCCTTCGGTGACCCGCGGGAGCGCGAGGACGACCTGGTACGCAACAGCTTCGGCACCGTCGGCGACAGCCGTGACCTGGGGGCCGAGACCCTCGGCTTGTCCTACAGCGGTAGCCTGAGCGGTAGCCTGTTCAGCGAGGCGAGCATCGGGCGCTTCGACCAGACCTTCCGCCAGACCCCGTTGACCGATCAGCCCTTCTACGAGGTGCGCAACTTTGGCCGGCTCGGTTTCGCCCAGCAGCAGGGCTGCGCCGGCGACCTGTCGCCGATCGACGCCAACAATTTCTCGACCTTCGTCTTCAACCCCGGCTGCGTCGGCGGCACCTTCCATCAGGAGAGCGGCGACAGCCTGCGCGACGAGGCGCGAGGCTCCCTGACCTGGTTCGGTGAGACCCTTGGGGTGGACCACGAGATCAAGGTGGGCGCCAGCGCCCGCCGGGTCGAGTACACCGACCACGCTCACTATCCCGGCGCGGTGGACGGTCCGGCGGCGGATTCCACCGGCTTCGTCTACGATCCGGGTGGCCTCGCCGGCCAGCGTTGGTTGTTGTTCAACACCACCGCCATCCTGTTCGAGTACGACCAAGACTCCGAGGGCGAGACCGACGAGCAGTCCTTCTACTTCCAGGACCGGGTGCGCCTGTCGGACTACTTCTCGCTCAATCTCGGTGTGCGGTCCGACGCCTTCAATTCGAAGGGCGACCTGTCGGACGTCAACCAAAGCCAGGAACTCGACTTCTCCCACGGCGACATGATCGCGCCGCGCGTCGGCTTCACCTGGGACGTGGCGAAGAACGGCCGCTCGAAGCTCTATGGTCACTACGGACAGTTTTACGAGTCGGTACCGCTCGACATCAACACCCGTGCCTTCGGCAACGAGCAATTCAACCTGTATTACTTCGCTTACCCGACGGACGGTTCGCTGCCGAACGCCCAGAATCCGGGCACCTGGACCTACACCTACCAGCTCGGCGGCGGTACGCGGGTGGACCCGGGCATCGAGCCGATGTACACCGTCGAGGCCCTGGTGGGCTTCGAGTACGAGCTGATGCCGAACGTCGCGGTCGGCGTCAAGGCCACCCAGCGGGAGATCGAGAACGTCGTCGAGGACATCTCCGTCGACGGCGGTCAGACCTACTTCATCACCAACCCCGGTGGCGTCGTCACGGCGAACCCGGTGACCGGTGTGCCGCTGCCGGCGGCCGTCACCTTCCCGGAGCCGGTGCGCGACTACGAGGCCTATGAGTTGACCGTCAACCGGCGCTTCGCCGACAACTGGCAGCTCTTCGGCAGCTATGTGCACTCGAAGAACGAGGGCAACTACGGTGGGTTGTTCCGGCAGGACAACGGGCAACTCGACCCGAACATCACCTCGGTCTACGACCTACCGGAGCTGTTGAACGGCGCCTTCGGCCCGCTGCCCAACGATCGCGAGCACCAGGTCAAACTCTACGGCTCGTACCTGTGGCCTTTCAAGCTGATCACCGGCTTCTACGGCCAGTGGTTGTCCGGCACGCCGATCAGTCAGCTCGGCGCCCATCCGGTGTACGGCAATAGCGAGCGGTTCGTGACGCCACGCGGCAGCTTCGGTACCACCCCGGACGTGTGGAACCTGGACCTCCACGTGGAGTATCCGATCACTTTGTCGAGCGGATTGGACCTCAAGCTGGTGGGTGACGTGTTCAACGTGACGGATCAGCAGGAGGCGACGCAGGTGGACGAGGACTGGACCTTCGCTCCTCTCACCCAGACGCCGACTCCGCCCGACTGCGGCGGCCCCGGCACGGGCCCCAACACGTCCTGCCCGAACGGCAATCCGCAGTTCGGCCAGGCGACGCAGTTTCAAGCTCCCCGGACCCTCCGGCTGGGCGTAAAGCTTAGCTGGTAG